A window of Exiguobacterium sp. Helios genomic DNA:
ATGGGCCGGAGAAGAAGTCCGGGGAGAGTTCGTTGTCATCGTCGAAGGTTCGACGGAGGAGCGGCCGGCGGAAGAGGAACAGGAAGCGGATCCGTTGCAACAAATTGAGCGGTATATCGAACAAGGTGAAAAGCCGAATGCTGCCTTAAAACGTGTGGCGAAGGAACGGGGACTCGATCGTCAGGAATTGTATTTGCGTTATCATGAATCCTAAAAAAAGAAGCGACTCCATTTGGAATCGCTTCTTTTTACTTATTCGTTTCCAGCGTAATGACGGTCGAGGAAATCTTTTAACTCAACGAGGACACGTTGTGCGCCATCTGGAGAGAGAATCAATTTACCATCTGCTAATTTGAAGTTATCGTCTGATACTTCGCCTGTTACTTGGCAAGTCATGTTTGGTTTGTATTTTTTAAGGATGATTTGCTCGTTGTCGACATAAATCTCAAGAGCATCCTTCTCTGCAATTTGAAGAGTACGACGAAGTTCGATTGGAATAACGACCCGTCCGAGTTCATCTACTTTACGTACAATACCTGTTGATTTCATTTTGTTGTTCCTCCTCTGATGTCTAGGTTCTCTTTATTTTTGGAAAATCGTCAAAATTCGACATCACTTCTATAGAATGTAGAATACTAAACTTTCCAAAAGTAGTCAACCAATCTGAATAGCTTGAAATCAAAATGTCATTTTTTTCTCAAAAAAGCCACAAATGAAACGATTTACTAATAGATTTTCCCTTTTTAAAGGAAATGAAACTATTTAGTGTGTTTTTTTGGTATTCGATGTCTGATGTCAAAAAATGTTTGGATTCGACAAAAAACGAGTTTCGACACAGACGGCAGAACAGCGTATAATAATGAAATGAAATACAGAACGGAGGAATATCATGGCAAAAACATTTTATATCACTACACCGATTTACTATCCTAGCGCTAAGCTACATATCGGTCACGCCTATACGACAGTCGCAGGGGACGCGATGGCGCGTTACAAACGACTTCAGGGATTTGATGTCCGTTACTTAACCGGAACGGATGAGCACGGACAAAAAATTCAAGAAAAAGCGAAGGAAGCCGGCGTTTCCGAGCAGGAGTTCGTCGATGGTGTCGTTGAACAAATCAAAGTCTTATGGGACCGTCTTGATATTTCCTATGATGATTATATCCGGACGACAGAATCACGTCATAAAGAAGTCGTTGAACGCGTTTTCGAGACATTACTCGAAAAAGGTGATATTTATCTTGGAGAATACGAAGGCTGGTATTCTGTTCCGGATGAGACGTATTATACGGAATCACAGCTCGTCGACGGTAAAAGTCCGGACAGCGGTCATCCGGTCGAACTTGTCCGGGAAGAGTGTTACTTCTTCCGGATCAGTCAATATGCGGATCGTTTAGTAGAGTATTATGAAGCAAATCCATCGTTCATTTTACCGGAATCACGGAAACATGAGATGATTAATAACTTCATCAAACCGGGTTTACAAGATCTTGCTGTTTCCCGGACGACATTCGATTGGGGTGTCAAAGTCCCGTCCAATCCGAAACACGTCGTGTACGTATGGGTTGATGCGTTAACGAACTACATCTCGTCACTTGGATACGGAACAGACGACCAAGGAAACTTTGATAAGTACTGGCCGGCTGATGTCCACCTCGTCGGAAAAGAAATCGTTCGTTTCCACACAATCGTCTGGCCTGCTCTCTTGATGGCACTCGACTTACCACTTCCAAAACAAGTGTTTGCACATGGTTGGTTGTTGATGAAAGACGGCAAGATGTCGAAATCAAAAGGAAATGTCGTTGATCCGGTTCCGATGATTGATCGGTACGGACTCGATGCGTTACGTTATTACCTGCTTCGGGAAGTACCGTTCGGTTCAGACGGGATGTTCACACCGGAAGCATTCGTCGAACGGATGAACTTTGATTTAGCGAATGACCTAGGGAACTTACTCAACCGGACGATTGCGATGATCACGAAGTATTTCGACGGCGTCATTCCGACGTATGCCGGAAACGTGACACCGTTTGACGAAACGTTGTCGACACTGGCCAAAGAAACGGTCGAGAAGGTCGAAGCTTCGATGGAACACATGGAGTTCTCGGTTGCTTTATCGCACATTTGGCAATTGATCAGCCGTGCCAATAAATACATCGATGAGACACAACCGTGGGTACTCGCAAAAGATGAAACGAAAACAAAAGAACTCGCTTCATCGATGGTCCACCTGGTTGGTGCGTTGCGCCACGTCGCAATCATGTTACAACCGTTTATGACACGTTCGCCAAAAGAAATCTTCCGTCAACTCGGTCTTGAAGGACAACCGATGGACTGGGCAGCACTTGAACAGTTCGCAACTGTTGAAGAGGGGACGAAGGTCGGTACGGCAGAACCAATCTTCCCGCGTCGCGATATGAAAGAAGAGGTCGAAGCCATCGTTGAGATGATGAAACAAGCTTCTGCTGCGCGCGTCGAAGAAGAGACGGAAGTCGAAGAGGCAGACACGGATGTTCGTCCGGAAACGACGATTGATGTGTTTGACCAAATCGAGTTACGCGTCGGAGAAGTCGTTACAGCTGAAAAAATCAAAAAAGCAAAAAAATTGCTGAAGCTGACGGTCGACATGGGGAAAGAAACACGACAAATCGTTTCAGGAATCGCTGAATGGTATGAGCCGGAAGATTTAGTCGGTCGGAAAGTCATCGTCGTCGCCAATTTAAAACCGGTCACATTACGGGGAGAATTGTCGCAAGGAATGGTGCTCGCTGCCGAGAAATCAGGTAAACTTGAATTAGCTACCGTACCATCAACGATGGCGAACGGGGCAAGCGTAAAATAATCCAGATGCCTGTGGACTCGATGTCACAGGCATTTTTTTGAAAGAAGGAGTCGAATAGTATGTTGATTGACACACACACACATTTAAACTCGGATCAGTTTGACGGAGATGTCGATGAGACGATTGAGCGGGCACGCGCAAACGGTGTATCTCCGATGATCGTCGTTGGTTTTGATCATAAGACGATTGACCGGGCAATGGAACTCGTTGAACAGTATGATGATCTCTACGCCGTCATCGGATGGCATCCGGTCGATTCGATTGATTTCGACGATGCTGCCTATGAAAAGGTGGAACGTTTAATGGACCATCCGAAAGTCGTTGCCCTTGGAGAAATCGGACTGGATTACCACTGGGATACTTCTCCGAAGGATATTCAGGACGCAGCGTTTCGAAAGCAGATTCGCTTGGCGAAACAAAAAAATAAACCGATCGTCATCCATAACCGGGAGGCGACAGAAGATACGCTCCGCATCTTGGAAGAAGAAAACGCAAAAGAAGTCGGTGGCATTTTACACAGCTATAGCATGAGTGCAGAACTGTTACCACGTTGCCTGGCAATGAATTTCTACATTTCCCTCGGAGGACCGGTGACGTTCAAAAATGCGAAGATGCCTAAACGCGTCGCACAAGAAGTGCCGCTTGACCGGTTATTGGTCGAGACCGACTGTCCGTATCTGACACCAACGCCATATCGCGGAAAACGAAATGAACCGGCGTATGTCCGATTCGTTGCGGAAGAAATCGCACAGTTGCGCGGGATGATGTACGCTGATGTCGAACAGGCGACGACTGAGAACGCGAAACGCGTCTTCCGCCTTCCATGATTCGATCGATTACGTATATGACAATCGGCTGTACCCTATTGTTGGTTGCGAGCCTGCTTTATGTAATGATGGACCATCCGCGTGATGTCACGATCATGGTGGATGGTCGACAAACAAAAGTCGAGACGCTTGAGACATCCGTTTTCGGTGTCTTGCAGGAAGCCGGTATTTCAGTTCGACCACAAGATGTCATCGAACCGGCACTGAGTGCTGATCTTCCGAAAAACGATTTGATCGTCATTCAACCGGCCAAAGAAATTACACTAATCATGGGGTATGGTGAAGCGCGGACGATCCGGACGCAAGCCCGCCGCGTCGACGATCTGTTAAAAGAACAGGGAATCAGTCAAATGTTAGAGACAGATGACGTGTATCCTTCAAAAGAAGCCGTTTTGACAAGCGGAATGACCGTCCGGTACCGGGAGGCATTCCCGGTCGAGCTGATTGTCGAAGGAAAAGCCCGCGAAGTCTATACGTACCAAACGACGGTGCGGGAACTGCTGTCGATGCAGGGGGTTAAGCTCCAGACGGAAGATAAGGTCATGCCTGGTCTAGAGACAGTCGTCGCAAAGGATATGCTGGTCACGGTCAATACGACGCGTCGTGCCGTGCTGACGGAACAACAGCTGTTACCATTTGAAGTCGAGACCATCGAAGACGACACGTTGCCGGCGGGTGAACAGTTGGTTACGAAATCCGGCCGGCCGGGCATCCGGACACAAAAATATCAATTGACCCTCGCGGACGGTTTAAGCAAGGAAAAGAAACTGATTGCTAATGAAGTTACGAGTGAACCGGTCAAACAAGTCGTCAAGGTCGGAACAAAACCGGTCGAACCGGTTGAGGCCGTGACGACACCGACACCAACACCGGCGTTTGATACGGAAAAAGCGACGGTACCGTTAGCAGAAGTGCCTAAAGCGGCAGCCGATTTGGATTTTAGCAAAGCGAAAACGCTGATGGTCGAAGCAACAGCTTATACGAATAATCCCGCTTCCAATGGCAGCCAGCTGTATGACGGACGGGCTTTGACAGCAACCGGCTATGATGTAACGGATACGATCACGTATCAAGGACTGCCGATTATCGCCGTTGATCCGAAAGTCATTCCGCTCGGAACCAAGGTGTACGTCGAAGGGGTCGGACTGGCGATCGCCCTCGACACAGGCGGTGCCATCAAAGGCAATAAAATCGATGTACTCGTTGAAGGGGAGTCGACCGCCAAACAGTTTGGCCGGAAGACGATCCAAGTCTGGGTCATCCCGAACGATACGACGGAAGCGGGTACTTGACGCTTCCTTGTTTTTTTTGCGGAAACAGGTACAATTACGGAAGTGTTTGAAAAAGGTGGAGAAGATATGATGCGGAAACGCTTAAAAGAAGTCATCGTCGTTGAAGGACGCGATGATACGACACGCTTACAGGAAGTATTCGATGTCGATACAATTGAAACAAACGGTTCGGCCGTCAACGAACAGACATTACAACGCATTGCCAAAGCGCTTGAACGCCGTGGTGTCATCGTGTTTACCGATCCCGACTTCCCGGGTGACCGGATTCGGGCACGGATCAATGAACGGGTACCGGGATGTAAACAAGCCTACCTGCCACGGGCAGACGCAAAAGATAAACGCGGGAAAATCGGTGTCGAACATGCATCACCGGAAGCAATCGAACGGGCACTTGGTGCGGTATATGAGACAGAAGAGCAGCATGATGCCGAAGTGACACGGGATATGATTCTCGCCGCCGATCTGATCGGGGGACCGGCAGCCTCGAAACGTCGGAAACGGTTGGGACAAGTGCTTGCCATTGGTGAACCGAATGCCAAACAACTCGTCAAACGTGTCGCGTCGATCCGAATCACGAAACAGGAATGGGAAGACGCTTTGAAACAGATAGAGGAGGAACAGGATTGAAAGACATCGCTACATTGCACCGGACGAAGGAAATCTTGGCCAAACACGGATTTTCATTTAAAAAGTCCTTGGGACAAAACTTTTTAATCGATTTAAATGTACTCGGAAACATCGTCGGTGCCGCTAATCTGACACCGGAAAGCGGTGTGCTTGAGATTGGTCCCGGTATCGGCTCATTAACGGAACAATCAGCAAAACAGGCGAAAAAAGTTGTGGCGCTCGAAATCGATCAACGGCTCTTACCGATTCTTGAAGACTCACTTGCTCCGTACCCCCACGTGAAAGTCATTCATGGGGATGCACTGGAACTGGATCTTGAAACGATCGTTGACGAAGAATTCACGCAACAAGGGATTACGGATCTCGCCGTCGTGGCGAACCTTCCTTACTACGTGACAACACCAATCATTATGCGTATTTTAGAAGCCCGTACTCCGTTCCGGACACTCATCATGATGATTCAAAAAGAAGTGGCGGAACGAATCGGGGCAAAACCGGGAACGAAGGCGTACGGTTCATTGTCGATCGCCATTCAGTATTATGCGGAGGCAGAAGTCTGTTTCACGGTACCGAAACACGTCTTCATTCCGGCACCGAACGTCGATTCAGCGGTCATCCGTTTAAATATTCGCAAGGAGCCGGCAGTCAAGACGCTGGATGAGAAACTCTTCTTCGAAGTGACACGTGCCAGTTTCGCTCAACGCCGGAAAACGATTTTGAATAACTTATCCAGCCATTTCGGTAAAGCGGAAAAAGAGGCGGTCGAAGCGGCCTTACATGAAGCGGGTATTGATCCACGCCGCCGTGGCGAGACGCTCAGCCTGCAGGAATTTGCACAGCTGGCCGATGCACTTTTGCCGATTAAAAAACGTTGACGGTAGACAAAAGAACGGATATAATATTTCCCCTTTCTAATATTTAGTTCATATGCTATAATAAATACTAGTGAGGTGAAGCGTATGCCAAAGACGTTGAACGAAATCAGACATGTATTTGAAACACATGTAGGTGAAAGACTGACGCTAAAAGCAAGCGGCGGTCGTAAAAAGGTCGTAACCCGAATCGGAACGCTCGTTGAGACGTATCCATCGGTGTTTGTAGTCAAGCTAGACGCAGAGCGCCACAATGTCGAGCGAGTTTCTTATAGCTACGCCGACGTGTTAACCGACTCCGTACAAATCGAATTCGCGAATTCGTAAACTTACCTTCCGAAGCGGACAGAAATGTTCGCTTCTTTTTTTGTGCAAAGGTTGATACAATTCGTACAGGAAACGTACTAGAGGAGGAACGGCAGGATGACGATTATTGTAAAAGCTCCAGCGAAAATCAATTTAGTATTGGATGCGACGGCGAAACGTCCGGATGGTTATCATGATGTACATATGGTAATGACGACGGTGGATTTGGCAGATCGTCTCGAGTTGACGGAACTAGCGTCCGGCGAGATTCGGATGAATGCCCAACATGCATATGTGCCGAATGATGAACGCAACTTAGCGTATAAAGCAGCAGCGGTTTTAAAGGAACGGTTCGACATCAAGAGCGGGGTTGAAATCTACTTAGAAAAACAAATCCCGGTCGCAGCAGGTCTTGCGGGCGGCTCGAGTGACGCGGCAGCCACGTTGCGCGGGCTGAACGAATTGTGGAAGCTCGATTTGACACTTGAACAGTTGGCGGAAATCGGAGCAGAAGTGGGATCGGATGTCCCGTTTTGTGTCATGGGCGGAACCGCGATTGCAACGGGACGCGGAGAGAAGCTCGAGAAACTAGTATCCCCTCCGCCTTGTTGGGTCGTACTGGCGAAACCGACGATTGGTGTCTCAACAGCCGATGTTTACGGAGCACTGGATTTAGAAACAGCGGAACGTCCGGATGTCGAAGCGATGATTGATGCGGTCAAGAACCAAGATTTCACGGCGATTTGTGATGCCCTTGGCAATGTCCTTGAATCAGTGACGTTACCGATGCATCCGGAGGTCGAACAAATCAAGGCTTTCATGACGAGTTGCGGGGCGGAAGGTGTCCTGATGAGCGGTAGCGGTCCGACTGTCTTTGCCTTGACGGAACATGAAAACCGGGCTCAACGTCTCTATAACGGATTACGAGGATTTTGTAATGAAGTCTACGTCGTTCGTCTTTTAGGGGAAAACCATTGATAGTTTCCGTATGAAAATGATATATTCACTATTGAATATTCGGAATTACGGAGAGGTGGAACGATTTAGATGAAAATTCGGAGAAGTGGTCGGTTGGTAGACATGACACGTTACCTGCTGGATCATCCGCATCATCTGGTCTCATTGACGATCTTCGCAGAACGGTACAGCTCTGCGAAATCTTCGATCAGTGAAGATTTAGATATTGTCAGCGAAATGTTGGAGCATGAAGGAACAGGACGACTCGTTACGGTTCCGGGAGCCGCGGGAGGCGTCATGTTCATCCCTACATGGAGCAGCGCAAAGGCGTTGCCGTTTATCGATGAGTTATGTGAACGTGTCGCACGACCGGATCGTCTGTTACCGGGGGGCTACTTGTATTTGACGGACTTGCTCGGAGATCCGCGGATGGTGAAACAGATGGGACAAGTGTTTGCTTCTGTCTTCAGCCAGAAAAAAGTCGACGTCGTCATGACGATTGCGACAAAAGGAATCCCGCTTGCTTATGCCGTCGCCGAACAGTTGGGTGTACCGTTCGTCATCGTCCGCTCGGACAGCCGGGTGACGGAAGGTTCGACCGTCAGCATCAACTATGTTTCCGGCTCATCGAAAGCAATCCGGACGATGGCTCTTGCGAGACGCAGTTTACCGCGCGGTGCGAACGTCCTGCTGATTGACGATTTCATGAAAGCCGGCGGAACGATCCGGGGGATGATGAGTCTGCTGAGTGAGTTTGAAGCGAACGTAGCAGGTGTCGGTGTGTTGATCGAAGCAGAGGGTGCCGAGAAGAAGATGGTCAGTGAGTACGTCAGTCTGATGAAGCTTTCGGATGTTGATGTGGATCTTGGACAGATTCAAGTGAAACGGGGAAACGTCGACCAGTATTTCACAGACGTAGAAAATACCTGAATTTGACACACGATTTTTTTGTAACTATACTGTAATTATCAAACTTTTGGAAATTATGCGTGAAATGATTGGCAAAAGCTAAACCTTTGAATGTTTTAAGCCGTAAGTAGAAGTAGACAACGAAGAGTTGTGACAACGGTTATAAAAAGGGGTGCGGACAAAATGAATGTCACCGACGTCAAGATTCGTCGCGTCGTAGCAGAGGGTCGAATGAAAGCACTGGCTTCGATTACGCTTGACCACGAATTTGTGGTACATGATTTACGCGTGATTGAAGGGAACAGCGGTCTTTTCGTCGCGATGCCAAGCAAGCGGACACAGGAAGGCATCTTTCGTGATGTCGCCCATCCAATCAATGCATTAATGCGAAAAAAAGTCGAAGATTCAGTACTAGAAGCATACGCGATTCGTGAAGAAAACGGTGAGGCGTCAGAATTTGAACTGACGGCGCTCGAAGCAACCGATCCTTCCTAACGCGATTGACAGGTCTCCATCAATGGGAGAACCTGTCTTTTTTTGCGTGTTTTGTTGATTTCCGGTCTGTCCTGTCATTGATTCGTTGCGCCATTTTCGTTATAGTGGGAACGAGTGGACTATTTCAGAACGAAATCAACACTAATTTACATGGAGGAGCGACAAGGATGAATCATTTCGCGGTAATTCTAGCAGCGGGTAAAGGCACTCGGATGAAATCAAAGCTATATAAAGTACTTCACCCAGTAGCTGGGAAACCTATGGTACAACATGTCGTTGATCAATTGACGACACTCGGTGTCACGCGTCAAGTCGTCATCGTCGGTCACGGTGCAGAGTCTGTTAAAGAAGTGCTCGGCACATCGGTGGAATATGCACTTCAAAGCGAGCAGCTTGGCACGGGTCATGCTGTTCAAATGGCAGAACCTGTCCTTGGACAGGAGAAAGGCTCGACACTTGTCGTCTGCGGAGACACTCCCCTTTTGACAAGTGAGACGTTACAATCTCTCTTGCAACATCATGCAGAAACAGGCGCGAAAGTAACTGTTTTAACAGCGCATGCGGATGATGCGACGGGGTATGGACGAATCGTTCGTGGGGAAGACGGCAACGTCTCGAAAATCGTCGAGCACAAAGATGCGAACGCAGAAGAACTTCTCATTAAAGAAATCAATACCGGAACGTACGTATTTGACAATGAGATGTTATTCGCTGCTTTAAAAGAAGTTAAGAATGATAATGTCCAAGGTGAGTACTACTTACCGGATGTCATCGAAATCGCAAAAGCAGACGGTGAAACGATTGCGGCCTATGCGGCAGCGACGTTTGAAGAAACGATTGGTGTCAATGACCGGGTTGCCCTGGCGCAGGCGGAAACGTCAATGCGGAAGCGGACGAATGAACATTGGATGCGTCAAGGCGTTACGTTCATCGATCCGGCGTCTACGTATATCGGACCGGATGTCGTGATTGGTTCGGATACGGTCCTGTACCCGGGAACACAATTGCTTGGTAAAACGACGATTGGCTCAGAATGTATCATCGGACCAAATTCGGATATCCGTGACAGTGAAGTGGCTGATCAAGCCGTGGTGCGTCAATCAGTCGTAACCGACAGCCGAATTGGAGCAGCTGCACAAGTCGGTCCATTTGCGCACTTACGCCAACAGGCAGTTCTCGGAGCGAACACGCGCATCGGTAACTTCGTCGAAGTGAAGAAATCCACTTTTGGTGAAGGCAGCAAATCTGCTCACTTAAGTTACGTCGGTGATGCAACAATCGGCACGAACGTTAACTTAGGTTGCGGATCGATCACAGTGAATTATGATGGAACAAATAAATTCCAAACTGTCATTGAAGACGATGCGTTCATCGGTTGTAATGTCAATTTGATTGCACCGGTCACGGTCGGTAAAAATGCGCTTGTCGCAGCAGGATCAACCGTTACGGATGATGTTCCGGAAAACGGTCTTGCCATCGCACGGGAACGTCAAATAACTAAACCAGATTACCGTTAATTTTATTCGTTCATTATCTGTCGCTCTACTCGTCTAAACCCAAACAAATGGAGGCCACCTAACCATGTCTACTGTCTTAGAACATGAAATTCGTATTTTCGCACTTAACTCGAACAAACCACTGGCAGAGGAAATCGCTAAAGTCATCGGAATCCCTGTCAGCGAAAGTTCAGTCAAACACTTCAGTGACGGCGAAATTTCAATGAACATCGAAGAAAGCGTCCGTGGGGATGATATCTACATCATTCAATCGACAAGCCAACCGGTCAACGAAAACTTGATGGAGCTTCTCATCATGATTGACGCTTTAAAACGTGCTTCTGCGCGGACGATTAACGTCGTTATTCCGTATTACGGATATGCACGTCAAGACCGCAAAGCCCGTTCACGTGAGCCGATCACAGCGAAGCTTGTAGCGAACTTACTTGAAGTAGCCGGTGCGACACGCGTCGTGACGATGGATCTTCATGCTGCACAAATCCAAGGATTCTTCGATATTCCAGTAGATCAATTAATGGGTGTTCCCCTGCTTGCTTCTTACTTCGAGAAGAAGAACATCGACCCGAACGAACTTGTCATCGTTTCTCCAGACCATGGCGGTGTGACACGGGCACGTAAATTAGCGGAACAATTAAAAGCACCAATCGCAATCATCGATAAGCGTCGTCCGAAACCGAACGTCGCAGAAGTCATGAACATCGTCGGACAAGTCGATGGCAAGATTGCCATTATCATTGACGATATCATTGATACAGCGGGTACAATCACGCTTGCTGCCAACGCCTTGATCGAAAACGGAGCGAAGCAAGTGTATGCCTGCTGTACGCACCCGGTTCTCTCAGGTCCAGCGATGGAGCGGATTGAAAACTCGGCAATCGAAGAACTCGTCGTCTTGAACACAATCGATTTGACGAAACGTGAATGTGCAAGCAAAATCAAACAAATCTCAGTTGCACGCTTGTTGGCAGAAGCCATCATCCGTGTTCACGAACAAAAATCAATCAGCCCGCTCTTCAGCTGATTTCAAACAGATATGAACGCCAAGGTCCGGTTTTTAGAAATCGGACCCTTGTGCGTTCCATTTTTCGTCAACGGGATATAAATCAAAAAAAGCAGATAAGTAGAGGAGGTGACGATATGAAATGTATCGTCGGTTTAGGAAATCCAGGCACGAAATATGCGAATACGCGTCACAATATCGGTTTTTTAGCGATCGATGCCCTCGCCAAGGAACATGGCATAAAATTAGCGGAGTCGAAGTTTAAAGCCGTCTTCGGAACGGGAATGATTAAAGGGGAACGGGTCGTTCTCGTTAAGCCATTGACGTATATGAATTTATCGGGAGAAGCTGTCCGTCCGTTGCTCGATTTCTATAAAATTGCGGTCGAGGACGTCCTTGTCATTTATGATGACCTTGATTTGCCGCTTGAAAAGATGCGCCTGCGTTCAAAAGGAAGTGCCGGTGGTCACAACGGAGTCAAATCGTTGATTCAACATTTAGGTACACAAGACATCAAACGATTGAAACTTGGAGTCGGTCGTCCGCCAGCACCGATTCAAGTCATCGACTGGGTCTTGATGCCGTTCGCCAAGTCGGAACAGACGACGTTGCAACATGTGTTGTCTGATTCCGTCGAGATCGCAACTGATTTTATCGATACACCGTTTTTAGCTTTGATGAATCGTTATAACTGAACAAAACGCTTTGGGTGACCAAAGCGTTTTTGCTGTCGTCCTAGGAGGGAAAGAACGTATGAAACAACTACAAAATCTGTTACTCGGCATTCCGGAGATTAAAACCGTCCGGGAACGGTTCCGCGACGGAGTCAATGCCCAACTGATCACAGGGCTGATGAACAGCGGAAAAGCGTTATTCGTCGCCGGTATTTACCAAGAGACGAAAAAACGGTTCGTCATCGTGACCCACAACATGTTCCAGGCTCAAAAATTATATGATGATTTAATTGAACTTATACCCGAGCAGGACGTGATGTTGTATCCGGTCGATGAAACACTTGCGGCGGAGCTGTCATACGGTGCAAGTCCGGAATTGCGCGCGACGCGGATTGAAACCCGTCACCGTCTGCTGACGACGGATGACGGAATCCTCATCATTCCGCTTGTCGGACTGAGACGTTACGTCCCGACGGCGCCCGACTTTTTAGGACATACGAAACGAATCAAACCTGGCGATGTCCTGTCGATCCCAGACTTTATTCAGGAATTGGTCGACGCGGGATACGAACGGACGGCAACGGTGACGACGCCGGGCGAGTTCGCAGTCCGAGGAAGCATCATCGACTTATACCCGTTAACCGTCGAACGTCCGTATCGTCTTGATTTATTTGACGAAGAAGTCGATTCCATCTATACGTTTGATGCGGAAACCCAACGTTCGCTTGGTGTCATCGCGGAAGCTCTGGTACCTCCGGCAACGGAACATTTTGCATCGCGTGACGGATTGAAATCGGCCGGTGAACAATTACGCCGTCTGTATGAAGCAACGAAGGAACGGGTCCAAAGTACGGAAGTATTGGCTGCCCTGGAAGAAGGAATTGCTTACGACGTCGAAGTCCTCGAAAGCGGTGATCGTCCGAAGCAACTTGCAAAATATGCACCGCTTCTATATGAAACGACGTTACTCGACGATATCAAAGATGCTGTTTTGATTGTCGACGAGGTGGCACGGATTGAAGAAGCCGCCGAGGTCCAGGATACGGAAGAAGCGGAATGGATGGCTTCGTTGATTGAACGGGGACAAAGCATCAGTGACTATACGTTATCGGTTCCGATGCTGCAGGTGTTCAAGCAACGCCAATTGCTGTATTTATCGTTGCTC
This region includes:
- the ispE gene encoding 4-(cytidine 5'-diphospho)-2-C-methyl-D-erythritol kinase — translated: MTIIVKAPAKINLVLDATAKRPDGYHDVHMVMTTVDLADRLELTELASGEIRMNAQHAYVPNDERNLAYKAAAVLKERFDIKSGVEIYLEKQIPVAAGLAGGSSDAAATLRGLNELWKLDLTLEQLAEIGAEVGSDVPFCVMGGTAIATGRGEKLEKLVSPPPCWVVLAKPTIGVSTADVYGALDLETAERPDVEAMIDAVKNQDFTAICDALGNVLESVTLPMHPEVEQIKAFMTSCGAEGVLMSGSGPTVFALTEHENRAQRLYNGLRGFCNEVYVVRLLGENH
- the purR gene encoding pur operon repressor, encoding MKIRRSGRLVDMTRYLLDHPHHLVSLTIFAERYSSAKSSISEDLDIVSEMLEHEGTGRLVTVPGAAGGVMFIPTWSSAKALPFIDELCERVARPDRLLPGGYLYLTDLLGDPRMVKQMGQVFASVFSQKKVDVVMTIATKGIPLAYAVAEQLGVPFVIVRSDSRVTEGSTVSINYVSGSSKAIRTMALARRSLPRGANVLLIDDFMKAGGTIRGMMSLLSEFEANVAGVGVLIEAEGAEKKMVSEYVSLMKLSDVDVDLGQIQVKRGNVDQYFTDVENT
- the spoVG gene encoding septation regulator SpoVG: MNVTDVKIRRVVAEGRMKALASITLDHEFVVHDLRVIEGNSGLFVAMPSKRTQEGIFRDVAHPINALMRKKVEDSVLEAYAIREENGEASEFELTALEATDPS
- the glmU gene encoding bifunctional UDP-N-acetylglucosamine diphosphorylase/glucosamine-1-phosphate N-acetyltransferase GlmU — encoded protein: MNHFAVILAAGKGTRMKSKLYKVLHPVAGKPMVQHVVDQLTTLGVTRQVVIVGHGAESVKEVLGTSVEYALQSEQLGTGHAVQMAEPVLGQEKGSTLVVCGDTPLLTSETLQSLLQHHAETGAKVTVLTAHADDATGYGRIVRGEDGNVSKIVEHKDANAEELLIKEINTGTYVFDNEMLFAALKEVKNDNVQGEYYLPDVIEIAKADGETIAAYAAATFEETIGVNDRVALAQAETSMRKRTNEHWMRQGVTFIDPASTYIGPDVVIGSDTVLYPGTQLLGKTTIGSECIIGPNSDIRDSEVADQAVVRQSVVTDSRIGAAAQVGPFAHLRQQAVLGANTRIGNFVEVKKSTFGEGSKSAHLSYVGDATIGTNVNLGCGSITVNYDGTNKFQTVIEDDAFIGCNVNLIAPVTVGKNALVAAGSTVTDDVPENGLAIARERQITKPDYR
- a CDS encoding ribose-phosphate diphosphokinase encodes the protein MSTVLEHEIRIFALNSNKPLAEEIAKVIGIPVSESSVKHFSDGEISMNIEESVRGDDIYIIQSTSQPVNENLMELLIMIDALKRASARTINVVIPYYGYARQDRKARSREPITAKLVANLLEVAGATRVVTMDLHAAQIQGFFDIPVDQLMGVPLLASYFEKKNIDPNELVIVSPDHGGVTRARKLAEQLKAPIAIIDKRRPKPNVAEVMNIVGQVDGKIAIIIDDIIDTAGTITLAANALIENGAKQVYACCTHPVLSGPAMERIENSAIEELVVLNTIDLTKRECASKIKQISVARLLAEAIIRVHEQKSISPLFS
- the pth gene encoding aminoacyl-tRNA hydrolase; protein product: MKCIVGLGNPGTKYANTRHNIGFLAIDALAKEHGIKLAESKFKAVFGTGMIKGERVVLVKPLTYMNLSGEAVRPLLDFYKIAVEDVLVIYDDLDLPLEKMRLRSKGSAGGHNGVKSLIQHLGTQDIKRLKLGVGRPPAPIQVIDWVLMPFAKSEQTTLQHVLSDSVEIATDFIDTPFLALMNRYN